From Streptomyces fungicidicus, one genomic window encodes:
- a CDS encoding SCO4983 family protein: MYEPIRGKSVHSTMAGTPHDFPHRSREEELDIQLAGHLAALLTVTDELRVAAPSADLDTAAERLACEIARLRGGRTPARASATTTGRAPSATALHRRAHALAGRALVVAASRADTTVAILAAERMDAHSAATAPRPLASR; the protein is encoded by the coding sequence ATGTACGAACCGATCCGTGGCAAGTCGGTCCACAGCACGATGGCCGGCACCCCCCACGACTTCCCCCACCGTTCCCGTGAGGAAGAGCTGGACATCCAGCTCGCGGGTCACCTCGCCGCGCTGCTCACCGTCACCGACGAGCTGCGCGTGGCGGCCCCCTCGGCCGATCTGGACACCGCGGCCGAGCGGCTCGCCTGCGAGATAGCCCGCCTGCGGGGAGGACGTACGCCGGCCCGCGCGTCGGCGACCACGACCGGCCGCGCGCCCAGCGCGACGGCCCTGCACCGGCGGGCGCACGCGCTCGCCGGCCGCGCCCTGGTCGTCGCCGCCTCCCGCGCCGACACAACGGTGGCGATCCTCGCCGCCGAGCGGATGGACGCCCACTCCGCGGCCACCGCGCCGCGCCCGCTCGCGTCCCGCTGA
- a CDS encoding pyridoxal phosphate-dependent aminotransferase encodes MQVIQSTKLANVCYEIRGPVLEEAMRLEAAGHRILKLNTGNPAAFGFECPPEILEDILRNVSTAHGYGDAKGLLAARRAVVMHNQTLGIETDVEHVFIGNGVSELIVMAMQGLLDDGDEVLVPAPDYPLWTAAVSLSGGTAVHYRCDEQSDWMPDLADIERKVTDRTKAIVIINPNNPTGAVYDEAVLKGLTDIARRHNLLVCSDEIYDKILYDDAVHVPTASVAPDLLTLTFNGMSKAYRVAGYRVGWMSISGPRAHADSYIEGLTVLANMRLCANMPGQHGVVAALSGRQTINDLVLPGGRLREQRDTAYELLTQIPGVSCVKPKGALYLFPRLDPEVFKIRDDRRMVLDLLRREKIMVVQGTGFNWPEQDHFRVVTLPSVTDLRDAVGRIARFLDGYGQP; translated from the coding sequence ATGCAGGTGATCCAGTCGACCAAGCTCGCCAACGTCTGTTACGAGATCCGGGGCCCGGTGCTCGAGGAGGCGATGCGGCTGGAAGCGGCCGGTCACCGCATCCTCAAGCTGAACACCGGCAACCCGGCGGCGTTCGGCTTCGAGTGCCCGCCCGAGATCCTGGAGGACATCCTCCGCAACGTGTCGACGGCCCACGGCTACGGCGACGCGAAGGGCCTGCTGGCCGCGCGCCGGGCGGTGGTCATGCACAACCAGACCCTCGGCATCGAGACCGACGTCGAGCACGTCTTCATCGGCAACGGCGTCTCCGAGCTGATCGTGATGGCGATGCAGGGCCTGCTGGACGACGGCGACGAGGTGCTCGTCCCCGCGCCCGACTACCCGCTGTGGACGGCGGCCGTCTCGCTCTCCGGCGGCACGGCGGTGCACTACCGCTGCGACGAGCAGTCCGACTGGATGCCGGACCTCGCCGACATCGAGCGCAAGGTCACCGACCGCACCAAGGCGATCGTCATCATCAACCCGAACAACCCGACCGGCGCGGTCTACGACGAGGCGGTCCTCAAGGGCCTGACCGACATCGCCCGCCGCCACAACCTGCTGGTCTGCTCCGACGAGATCTACGACAAGATCCTCTACGACGACGCGGTGCACGTCCCCACCGCCTCCGTCGCCCCCGACCTGCTCACCCTCACCTTCAACGGCATGTCGAAGGCGTACCGGGTGGCCGGCTACCGGGTGGGCTGGATGTCGATCTCGGGCCCGCGCGCCCACGCCGACTCCTACATCGAGGGCCTGACGGTCCTGGCGAACATGCGCCTGTGCGCGAACATGCCGGGGCAGCACGGGGTGGTCGCGGCGCTCAGCGGGCGCCAGACGATCAACGACCTGGTGCTGCCGGGCGGACGGCTGCGTGAGCAGCGGGACACGGCGTACGAGCTGCTGACGCAGATCCCGGGTGTGAGCTGCGTGAAGCCGAAGGGGGCGCTGTACCTCTTCCCGCGCCTCGACCCCGAGGTCTTCAAGATCAGGGACGACCGGCGGATGGTGCTGGACCTACTGCGCCGCGAGAAGATCATGGTCGTCCAGGGCACCGGCTTCAACTGGCCGGAACAGGATCACTTCCGGGTGGTGACACTGCCGTCGGTCACCGATCTGCGGGACGCGGTCGGGCGGATCGCGCGCTTCCTCGACGGTTACGGCCAGCCCTGA
- a CDS encoding S1 family peptidase — protein sequence MRKPLVVALCALAFAGAGATPAVASAPSPTGADTAAGAVPTTLTDVVNSTVGTAADTLSGLTAPREGAVNFAGAVSLSNCSGSVVRMPGSADDDPALVLTNGHCLESGFPAPGQVLVDRASSRTFGLLNSSGSKVATLRADRLVYATMTDTDAAIYRLGTTYAQIKSAYGIDALKLSGTRPAAGTSISVVSGYWKRIYNCSIDGFAYRMKEGDWTWKDSVRYTSACNTIGGTSGSPVVDAATGQVVAVNNTGNTDGERCTVNNPCEVDANGQVTVRKGINYAQQTYLFPACFGADNRLDLSASGCAVPKP from the coding sequence ATGAGAAAACCTCTCGTCGTCGCGCTCTGCGCCCTGGCCTTCGCCGGGGCGGGCGCGACTCCCGCGGTCGCCTCCGCGCCTTCCCCCACGGGCGCGGATACGGCTGCGGGCGCGGTCCCGACCACGTTGACGGATGTCGTCAACAGCACGGTCGGGACCGCGGCGGACACCCTGTCCGGGCTCACCGCGCCCCGGGAGGGCGCGGTGAACTTCGCCGGCGCCGTCTCGCTCAGCAACTGCTCCGGTTCCGTCGTCCGCATGCCCGGCTCGGCGGACGACGACCCGGCGCTCGTGCTCACCAACGGCCACTGCCTGGAGAGCGGCTTCCCCGCGCCCGGCCAGGTCCTCGTCGACCGGGCGTCCAGCCGCACCTTCGGACTGCTGAACTCCTCCGGCTCCAAGGTCGCCACCCTGCGCGCCGACCGGCTCGTCTACGCGACCATGACCGACACGGACGCGGCGATCTACCGGCTGGGCACGACGTACGCGCAGATCAAGAGCGCGTACGGCATCGACGCGCTGAAGCTGAGCGGCACCCGTCCGGCGGCCGGCACCTCCATCAGCGTGGTGTCCGGCTACTGGAAGCGGATCTACAACTGCTCCATCGACGGATTCGCGTACCGCATGAAGGAGGGCGACTGGACCTGGAAGGACTCGGTCCGTTACACCTCCGCCTGCAACACCATCGGCGGCACCTCCGGTTCACCGGTCGTCGACGCCGCCACCGGCCAGGTGGTCGCCGTCAACAACACCGGCAACACGGACGGCGAGCGCTGCACGGTCAACAACCCGTGCGAGGTCGACGCGAACGGGCAGGTCACGGTCCGCAAGGGCATCAACTACGCCCAGCAGACGTATCTGTTCCCCGCCTGCTTCGGCGCGGACAACAGGCTCGACCTGAGTGCGAGCGGCTGCGCCGTCCCCAAGCCGTAG
- a CDS encoding N-acyl-D-amino-acid deacylase family protein: protein MEELVIRDADVVDGSGDHAYRADVVVDGGRITGIVKEAADAGCQRPRARRELDAEGLVLAPGFIDMHAHSDLALLRDPDHGAKAAQGVTLEVLGQDGLSYAPVDDRTLGEVRRAIAGWNGPGDDIDFDWRSVGEYLDRLDRGIAVNAAYLIPQGTVRALAVGWEDREATPEELDRMRRLVAEGMEQGAVGMSSGLTYTPGMYAKDAELTELCRVVASYGGYYCPHHRSYGAGALEAYEEMVALTREAGCPLHLAHATMNFGVNKGRAPELLTLLDEALDAGADISLDTYPYTPGCTTLVALLPSWASEGGPEETLRRLSDEGTAERIRHHLEVTGSDGCHGVPVEWETIEISGVGDPALDGYVGRTVLESARARGETPWAVARELLLKDRLAPTILQHVGHEENVRAIMRHRVHTGGSDGILQGAKPHPRAYGTFPQYLGRYVRELGVLSLEECVAHLTSRPAARLRLPDRGLIREGYKADLVLFDPETVAAGSTFEEPRTLPTGIPHVLVDGRFVIEDGRRTDVLAGRAVRRSPR from the coding sequence ATGGAAGAGCTGGTCATCCGGGACGCGGACGTCGTGGACGGCTCCGGCGACCACGCGTACCGCGCGGACGTCGTGGTGGACGGCGGCCGCATCACCGGCATCGTGAAGGAGGCGGCGGACGCGGGCTGTCAGCGCCCGAGGGCCCGCCGCGAACTGGACGCCGAGGGGCTGGTGCTGGCCCCCGGCTTCATCGACATGCACGCCCACAGCGATCTGGCGCTGCTGCGCGACCCCGACCACGGCGCCAAGGCCGCGCAGGGCGTCACCCTCGAAGTCCTCGGCCAGGACGGGCTGTCGTACGCCCCGGTCGACGACCGCACGCTGGGTGAGGTGCGGCGGGCGATCGCCGGCTGGAACGGCCCGGGTGACGACATCGACTTCGACTGGCGGTCGGTGGGCGAGTACCTGGACCGGCTCGACCGGGGCATCGCGGTCAACGCCGCCTATCTGATCCCGCAGGGCACGGTCCGCGCGCTCGCCGTGGGCTGGGAGGACCGGGAGGCCACGCCCGAAGAGCTGGACCGGATGCGGCGGTTGGTCGCCGAGGGCATGGAGCAGGGCGCCGTCGGCATGTCGTCGGGGCTGACCTACACGCCCGGGATGTACGCCAAGGACGCCGAACTGACCGAACTGTGCCGGGTGGTGGCGTCCTACGGCGGCTACTACTGCCCGCACCACCGCTCCTACGGCGCGGGCGCGCTGGAGGCGTACGAGGAGATGGTGGCGCTGACGCGGGAGGCGGGCTGCCCGCTGCACCTGGCGCACGCCACGATGAACTTCGGCGTCAACAAGGGCCGCGCGCCAGAGCTGTTGACCCTCCTGGACGAGGCCCTGGACGCGGGCGCCGACATCAGCCTCGACACCTACCCCTACACCCCCGGCTGCACCACCCTCGTGGCGCTGCTGCCGAGCTGGGCGAGCGAGGGCGGACCCGAGGAGACCCTGCGGCGGCTCTCGGACGAGGGGACGGCCGAGCGGATCCGGCACCATCTGGAGGTCACCGGTTCGGACGGCTGCCACGGCGTGCCCGTGGAGTGGGAGACCATCGAGATCTCGGGCGTCGGCGATCCGGCGCTGGACGGGTACGTGGGCCGTACGGTGCTGGAGTCGGCGCGGGCGCGCGGTGAGACCCCCTGGGCGGTCGCGCGGGAGCTGCTCCTGAAGGACAGGCTCGCCCCGACGATCCTCCAGCACGTGGGGCACGAGGAGAACGTCCGGGCGATCATGCGGCACCGGGTGCACACCGGCGGCTCGGACGGCATCCTCCAGGGCGCCAAGCCGCACCCGCGCGCGTACGGCACGTTCCCGCAGTATCTGGGCCGGTACGTGCGGGAGCTGGGGGTGCTGTCGCTGGAGGAGTGCGTCGCGCACCTGACCTCGCGGCCGGCCGCGCGGCTGCGGCTGCCGGACCGGGGGCTGATCCGTGAGGGCTACAAGGCGGACCTGGTGCTCTTCGACCCGGAGACCGTCGCCGCCGGCTCCACCTTCGAGGAGCCCCGGACGCTTCCGACGGGCATACCGCACGTGCTGGTCGACGGGCGGTTCGTCATCGAGGACGGGCGGCGCACGGACGTACTGGCGGGACGGGCGGTCCGCAGGTCTCCCCGCTGA
- a CDS encoding amino acid deaminase — protein MALDALTRLAEERVDHRFKGLPPDAEGLTVGELAAQRRNLFTDGFTTPVLALSAERLAHNLRLMETYAARHGLAFAPHGKTSMAPQLFRRQIEHGAWGITLAVPHQVRVARAYGIQRVFLANELVDTAALKWVAGRLDADPGFRFLCYVDSVRGVELMDEALSGASRPVDVVVELAAGEGARTGVRTEAECAAVADAVAGARTLRLAGVAGYEGEVPRADPERVRSWLRRLVALAVDFDRAGRFAGLDEIVVSAGGSAWFDAVADVFAGIPELSSPVLKLLRSGAYVSHDDGHYRELTPFNRVPEEGALEPAFRLWTQVVSRPSPEQAFTNAGKRDAAYDLDLPVAQVVRRDGGERPADGISVTGLSDQHAWLRTDAEARLEVGDWVGLGLSHPCTSFDKWVLIPVAEADGTVVDYIRTFF, from the coding sequence ATGGCCCTCGACGCTCTCACCCGCCTCGCCGAGGAACGGGTCGACCACCGCTTCAAGGGCCTCCCGCCGGACGCCGAGGGGCTGACCGTCGGCGAGCTCGCCGCCCAGCGCCGCAACCTCTTCACCGACGGCTTCACCACTCCCGTGCTCGCGCTCTCCGCAGAGCGGCTGGCGCACAACCTGAGGCTGATGGAGACGTACGCGGCCCGGCACGGGCTCGCCTTCGCGCCGCACGGCAAGACCTCCATGGCCCCGCAGCTCTTCCGGCGCCAGATCGAGCACGGCGCCTGGGGCATCACGCTCGCGGTTCCGCACCAGGTGCGGGTGGCGCGGGCGTACGGGATCCAGCGGGTGTTCCTCGCCAACGAGCTGGTGGACACGGCGGCCCTGAAGTGGGTCGCGGGCCGGCTGGACGCCGACCCCGGCTTCCGTTTCCTCTGCTACGTCGACTCCGTGCGCGGGGTCGAGCTGATGGACGAGGCGCTGAGCGGCGCCTCGCGCCCGGTCGACGTAGTCGTCGAGCTCGCCGCCGGCGAGGGCGCCCGTACCGGGGTGCGGACGGAGGCGGAGTGCGCCGCCGTCGCCGACGCCGTGGCGGGTGCGCGGACGCTGCGGCTGGCCGGGGTCGCCGGGTACGAGGGCGAGGTGCCGCGGGCCGACCCGGAGCGGGTGCGGTCCTGGCTGCGCCGGCTGGTGGCGCTCGCCGTGGACTTCGACAGGGCGGGGCGGTTCGCGGGGCTCGACGAGATCGTGGTGAGCGCGGGCGGCAGCGCCTGGTTCGACGCGGTGGCGGACGTGTTCGCCGGGATCCCGGAGCTCTCCTCCCCCGTGCTGAAGCTGCTGCGCTCGGGGGCGTACGTCTCGCACGACGACGGCCACTACCGCGAGCTGACCCCCTTCAACCGGGTCCCCGAGGAGGGCGCGCTGGAGCCGGCGTTCCGGCTCTGGACGCAGGTGGTGTCCCGGCCCTCCCCCGAGCAGGCGTTCACCAACGCGGGCAAGCGGGACGCGGCCTACGACCTGGATCTGCCGGTCGCCCAGGTGGTGCGCCGGGACGGCGGCGAGCGCCCGGCCGACGGGATCTCGGTGACAGGACTGTCCGACCAGCACGCGTGGCTGCGCACCGACGCCGAGGCCCGTCTGGAGGTCGGCGACTGGGTGGGGCTGGGTCTGTCCCACCCCTGCACCTCGTTCGACAAATGGGTGCTCATCCCCGTGGCGGAGGCCGACGGCACGGTGGTCGACTACATCCGTACGTTCTTCTAG
- a CDS encoding sugar kinase, producing MTATGARNAPDVVDVVALGESMVTFLPSRPGRLADVPSFDRGIGGAESNVACVLAAAGHTARWVGRVGADGFGDHLVEAIGGYGVDVSHVRRDPRRPTGIYFRTAGDRSTDAHEVAYYRAGSAASAMSPAGVDLDALRAGRVLHLSGITAALSSDCLDLLRELTAPRPGRPLISFDVNHRPGLWRDTHGPEVLLDLARGADLVFVGEDEAEEAWGITGGPARIRQALPEPQTLVVKQGARGAVAFRHSAGSRAAGAARVGADGTPQAPGRATNPRPAPAPATFEPALHVDVVATTGAGDAFAAGFLSATLRDLPVRDRLRHGHLTAAAALTAPGDLAAPPARAHADRLAALDDTAWGTLRLGPGWTRADEHEGPEKEARTP from the coding sequence GTGACCGCCACCGGAGCCCGCAACGCCCCCGACGTCGTGGACGTCGTCGCGCTCGGCGAGTCCATGGTGACGTTCCTGCCCTCCCGGCCGGGCCGCCTCGCCGACGTCCCCTCCTTCGACCGGGGCATCGGCGGCGCCGAGTCCAACGTGGCCTGCGTGCTCGCGGCGGCGGGGCACACCGCCCGGTGGGTCGGCAGGGTCGGCGCCGACGGCTTCGGCGACCACCTGGTCGAGGCGATCGGCGGATACGGCGTCGACGTGTCCCACGTCCGCCGCGACCCGCGCCGCCCGACCGGCATCTACTTCCGCACCGCCGGGGACCGCTCCACCGACGCCCACGAGGTCGCGTACTACCGCGCGGGCTCGGCGGCCTCCGCGATGTCGCCGGCCGGCGTCGACCTGGACGCCCTGCGGGCCGGACGCGTCCTGCACCTGTCCGGCATCACGGCGGCGCTCTCCTCCGACTGCCTGGACCTGCTGCGCGAGCTGACCGCCCCCCGCCCCGGCCGCCCCCTGATCTCCTTCGACGTGAACCACCGCCCGGGCCTGTGGCGGGACACCCACGGCCCCGAGGTCCTGCTGGACCTGGCACGCGGCGCGGACCTCGTCTTCGTGGGCGAGGACGAGGCGGAGGAAGCCTGGGGCATCACAGGCGGCCCCGCCCGAATCCGCCAAGCCCTCCCCGAACCACAAACACTGGTGGTCAAACAAGGAGCACGGGGCGCAGTCGCCTTCCGCCACTCCGCGGGCAGTCGTGCCGCTGGGGCGGCACGGGTGGGCGCGGACGGCACCCCGCAAGCGCCGGGCCGCGCGACCAACCCCCGCCCAGCACCAGCACCGGCCACCTTCGAACCCGCCCTGCACGTGGACGTCGTCGCGACAACCGGCGCCGGCGACGCCTTCGCCGCCGGCTTCCTCTCCGCCACCCTGCGCGACCTGCCGGTCCGGGACCGGCTGAGGCACGGCCACCTCACCGCCGCAGCCGCCCTCACCGCCCCCGGCGACCTCGCCGCACCCCCCGCCCGCGCCCACGCCGACCGCCTGGCCGCCCTCGACGACACCGCGTGGGGGACACTGCGACTCGGCCCCGGCTGGACACGAGCCGATGAACACGAGGGGCCCGAGAAGGAGGCACGCACCCCATGA
- a CDS encoding IclR family transcriptional regulator, with protein sequence MSQTVDRALSILPLLAEGPADLGQVADRLGVHKSTALRLLRTLHEHGMVYRQSDQRYRLGARLFALAQEAMENLDVREIAHAHLLRLNEKCGHTVHLAVYEENEVLYIDKVESRYPVRMYSRIGKPVAITVAAVAKLLLADLPEYERRALAEKLDYPMYTSRSTPHATAFLQELAKVREQGWATDLGGHEESINCVAAPIRGADGRVVAAMSVSAPNVVVTADELLTLLPLVRRTADAISGEYSGRTPVKDTPA encoded by the coding sequence ATGAGCCAGACCGTAGACCGCGCCCTGAGCATCCTCCCGCTCCTCGCGGAGGGCCCCGCCGACCTCGGCCAGGTCGCCGACCGCCTCGGCGTGCACAAGTCCACCGCCCTGCGCCTCCTCCGCACCCTCCACGAGCACGGCATGGTCTACCGCCAGTCCGACCAGCGCTACCGCCTGGGCGCCCGCCTCTTCGCCCTCGCCCAGGAGGCGATGGAGAACCTCGACGTCCGCGAGATCGCCCACGCCCACCTCCTGCGCCTCAACGAGAAGTGCGGACACACCGTCCACCTAGCCGTGTACGAGGAGAACGAGGTCCTCTACATCGACAAGGTCGAGAGCCGCTACCCGGTCCGCATGTACTCGCGGATCGGCAAGCCGGTGGCGATCACCGTCGCCGCCGTCGCCAAGCTCCTGCTCGCCGACCTCCCCGAGTACGAGCGCCGCGCCCTCGCGGAGAAGCTCGACTACCCCATGTACACGTCCCGTTCGACACCCCACGCCACCGCGTTCCTCCAGGAACTGGCCAAGGTGCGCGAACAGGGCTGGGCCACCGACCTCGGCGGCCACGAGGAGTCCATCAACTGCGTCGCCGCGCCGATCCGCGGCGCCGACGGCCGGGTGGTCGCCGCGATGTCGGTGTCCGCGCCGAACGTCGTCGTCACCGCCGACGAACTCCTCACCCTGCTCCCGCTGGTGCGCCGTACGGCGGACGCGATCAGCGGCGAGTACTCCGGCAGAACCCCAGTGAAGGACACCCCCGCATGA
- a CDS encoding RidA family protein yields MTEKIALTPSTHTTPPAKFSHGVRKGNILQVAGQVGFLPAEEGKPPTPAGPALREQTLQTLANVKAILEEGGASWDDVMMIRVYLTDVDHFAEMNGIYNAYFEEQGLTQPPAARTTVYVGLPAGLLIEIDALAVLG; encoded by the coding sequence ATGACCGAGAAGATCGCGCTCACCCCCTCCACCCACACCACCCCGCCCGCGAAGTTCTCCCACGGCGTCCGCAAGGGCAACATCCTCCAGGTCGCCGGCCAGGTCGGCTTCCTGCCCGCCGAGGAGGGCAAGCCGCCCACGCCCGCCGGCCCGGCCCTGCGCGAGCAGACCCTCCAGACCCTCGCCAACGTCAAGGCGATCCTCGAGGAGGGCGGCGCGAGCTGGGACGACGTGATGATGATCCGCGTCTACCTGACCGACGTGGACCACTTCGCGGAGATGAACGGCATCTACAACGCCTACTTCGAGGAGCAGGGCCTCACCCAGCCGCCCGCCGCCCGCACGACCGTCTACGTCGGTCTGCCCGCCGGCCTCCTCATCGAGATCGACGCGCTCGCCGTCCTCGGCTGA
- a CDS encoding GntP family permease, translated as MSHPSLLLAASAPAETPPHTGGLLLFLDGTAGLLTVAAIGIALLLFLIIKVRLQPFVALLGVSIAVGLLAGLSVTELFGTVQRSDAVSTIESGMGGILGHVAIIIGLGTMLGAILEVSGGAEVLASRLLGLFGEKRAPLAMGLTGLIFGIPVFFDVGIFVLAPIVYAAAKRSGKSILLYCLPLLAGLSVTHAFLPPHPGPVAAAGLLKVDLGWVILMGVVCGLPAVAAAWVYSAWIGKRIFVAVPQDMVEAAQEAKDAVVAEQRASGVTPKEAPVPLGTVLGIIGTPLVLILAATFSSIALDPSTLRSVVEFFGHPFVALTLALFLAYYLLGIRRGWSRKSLETVSTSSLKPVGNILLVVGAGGVFGAVLKASGVAQALSDTFNDVGLPVIVLSYLISVVLRVAQGSATVAIVTTAGIVAPLLSEGDHSQAFVALVIMAISAGSIFASHVNDGGFWMVAKYFGISERDTLKTWTVLESVLSVAGFVVAAVLSLVV; from the coding sequence ATGTCCCATCCGTCCCTCCTTCTCGCCGCCTCCGCGCCGGCGGAGACACCACCGCACACCGGAGGACTGCTCCTCTTCCTCGACGGCACCGCGGGCCTGCTGACCGTCGCCGCCATCGGCATCGCCCTGTTGCTCTTCCTGATCATCAAGGTCAGGCTCCAGCCCTTCGTCGCGCTGCTCGGCGTCTCCATAGCCGTCGGCCTGCTGGCGGGTCTGTCGGTCACCGAACTCTTCGGCACCGTCCAGAGATCGGACGCGGTGTCCACCATCGAGTCCGGGATGGGCGGCATCCTCGGCCATGTCGCGATCATCATCGGCCTGGGCACGATGCTCGGCGCGATCCTCGAGGTCAGCGGCGGCGCGGAGGTGCTCGCGAGCCGGCTGCTCGGCCTGTTCGGCGAGAAGCGCGCCCCGCTCGCGATGGGCCTGACCGGCCTGATCTTCGGTATCCCGGTCTTCTTCGACGTCGGCATCTTCGTCCTCGCACCGATCGTCTACGCCGCCGCCAAGCGCTCCGGCAAGTCGATCCTGCTCTACTGCCTTCCGCTGCTCGCCGGTCTGTCCGTCACCCACGCGTTCCTGCCCCCGCACCCGGGCCCGGTGGCCGCCGCGGGGCTCCTCAAGGTCGACCTCGGCTGGGTCATCCTGATGGGCGTCGTCTGCGGTCTGCCGGCCGTCGCCGCCGCCTGGGTCTACTCCGCCTGGATCGGCAAGCGGATCTTCGTCGCCGTGCCGCAGGACATGGTCGAGGCCGCCCAGGAGGCCAAGGACGCCGTCGTCGCCGAGCAGCGCGCCTCCGGCGTCACGCCGAAGGAGGCGCCGGTGCCGCTCGGCACGGTCCTCGGCATCATCGGCACACCGCTGGTCCTGATCCTCGCGGCGACCTTCTCCTCGATCGCGCTGGACCCCTCCACCCTCCGCTCGGTCGTCGAGTTCTTCGGCCACCCCTTCGTGGCGCTCACCCTCGCCCTGTTCCTCGCGTACTACCTGCTGGGCATCCGGCGCGGCTGGTCCCGCAAGTCCCTGGAGACCGTCTCCACCTCCTCGCTGAAGCCGGTCGGCAACATCCTGCTGGTGGTGGGCGCGGGCGGGGTCTTCGGCGCCGTCCTCAAGGCCAGCGGCGTCGCCCAGGCACTCTCGGACACCTTCAACGACGTCGGCCTCCCGGTGATCGTCCTCTCCTACCTGATCTCCGTGGTGCTGCGGGTCGCGCAGGGCTCGGCGACCGTGGCCATCGTGACGACGGCGGGCATCGTGGCCCCGCTGCTGTCCGAGGGGGACCACTCGCAGGCCTTCGTCGCGCTGGTCATCATGGCCATCTCGGCGGGCTCGATCTTCGCCTCGCACGTCAACGACGGCGGCTTCTGGATGGTCGCCAAGTACTTCGGCATCAGCGAGCGGGACACCCTGAAGACGTGGACGGTGCTGGAGAGCGTGCTGTCCGTGGCCGGATTCGTGGTCGCCGCCGTGCTCAGCCTCGTGGTGTGA
- a CDS encoding M14 family metallopeptidase has protein sequence MRLRIRGRRRSAALATLLALALAAPLSLTATQAGADSAGRAAPSAGDIGQYEIHQRTTPVTRTAIQRSGVTVDEADEETVVVSGRADQIRALRQQGYEVTPLGAAPDRSSAADGLRLFDFPSADSRYHNYAEMNAEIDQRLAAYPNIMSKRVIGKSYQGRDIVAIKVSDNVASDENEPEVLFTHHQHAREHLTVEMALYLLRELGAGYGSDSRITSMVNGREIWIVPDLNPDGGEYDIASGSYRSWRKNRQPNSGSSYVGTDLNRNWGYRWGCCGGSSGSTSSETYRGSAAESATEVKVVANFVRSRVVGGVQQIKAGIDFHTYSELVLWPFGYTYSDTTTGMTADDYAAFRTVGQKMAASNGYTPQQSSDLYITDGSIDDYLWGTHKIFGYTFEMYPGSSSGGGFYPPDEVIERETSRNRDAVLQLLENADCMYRSIGKAGQYCG, from the coding sequence ATGCGACTCCGCATTCGCGGCAGACGGCGCTCCGCCGCCCTCGCCACCCTGCTCGCCCTCGCCCTCGCGGCGCCGCTGTCGCTGACGGCGACACAGGCCGGCGCGGACAGCGCCGGCCGCGCCGCGCCCTCGGCCGGCGACATCGGCCAGTACGAGATCCACCAGCGCACGACTCCCGTGACCCGCACGGCGATCCAGCGTTCCGGCGTCACCGTGGACGAGGCGGACGAGGAGACCGTGGTGGTCTCCGGACGGGCCGACCAGATCCGCGCACTGCGGCAGCAGGGCTACGAGGTCACGCCCCTGGGCGCCGCCCCCGACCGCTCCTCCGCCGCCGACGGCCTCCGCCTCTTCGACTTCCCCTCGGCCGACTCCCGCTACCACAACTACGCCGAGATGAACGCGGAGATCGACCAGCGGCTGGCGGCGTATCCGAACATCATGAGCAAGCGGGTGATCGGCAAGTCCTACCAGGGCCGGGACATCGTCGCCATCAAGGTCAGCGACAACGTGGCGAGCGACGAGAACGAGCCGGAGGTGCTGTTCACCCACCACCAGCACGCCCGCGAGCACCTCACCGTGGAGATGGCCCTGTATCTGCTGCGCGAACTCGGCGCGGGGTACGGCAGCGACTCCCGGATCACCAGCATGGTCAACGGCCGCGAGATCTGGATCGTCCCCGACCTCAACCCCGACGGCGGCGAGTACGACATCGCCTCCGGCTCCTACCGCTCCTGGCGCAAGAACCGCCAGCCCAACTCCGGTTCCTCGTACGTCGGGACCGACCTGAACCGCAACTGGGGCTACCGCTGGGGCTGCTGCGGCGGCTCCTCGGGCTCCACGTCCTCCGAGACGTACCGGGGCTCCGCCGCGGAGTCCGCGACCGAGGTGAAGGTGGTGGCGAACTTCGTGCGCAGCCGGGTCGTCGGCGGCGTCCAGCAGATCAAGGCCGGCATCGACTTCCACACCTACAGCGAACTGGTGCTGTGGCCGTTCGGCTACACCTACTCCGACACCACGACCGGCATGACCGCCGACGACTACGCCGCGTTCCGGACGGTCGGCCAGAAGATGGCGGCCAGCAACGGCTACACCCCCCAGCAGTCCAGCGACCTGTACATCACCGACGGGTCCATCGACGACTACCTGTGGGGCACGCACAAGATCTTCGGGTACACCTTCGAGATGTACCCGGGTTCCAGCTCCGGCGGCGGCTTCTACCCGCCCGACGAGGTCATCGAGCGGGAGACGTCCCGCAACCGGGACGCCGTCCTGCAACTCCTGGAGAACGCGGACTGCATGTACCGCTCCATCGGGAAGGCGGGGCAGTACTGCGGCTAG